Proteins encoded in a region of the Neisseria subflava genome:
- a CDS encoding DUF2069 domain-containing protein yields the protein MNNTRSPLPYLATSISLILLILLSLSWELWIAPLREGGSWLALKALPLCLPLTGILKKRIYTYQYSSMLILIYFAEACMRLADTTVASRICAAVSVLLCIAFFLGCLAFIKQQKHTSK from the coding sequence GTGAACAATACACGCTCCCCATTACCTTATCTTGCAACGTCCATAAGCCTTATCCTGCTGATTCTGCTTTCCTTGTCATGGGAATTATGGATCGCACCATTGCGCGAAGGCGGCTCATGGCTGGCACTGAAAGCCCTGCCGCTGTGCCTGCCGTTGACCGGTATTTTGAAAAAACGCATCTACACTTATCAATACAGCTCCATGCTGATTCTGATTTACTTTGCCGAAGCCTGTATGCGCCTGGCTGACACAACCGTCGCCAGCCGGATTTGCGCCGCCGTTTCCGTATTATTGTGCATTGCCTTTTTCCTCGGCTGCCTTGCATTTATCAAACAACAAAAACACACATCAAAATGA
- the misR gene encoding two-component system response regulator MisR, with the protein MSRVLLVDDDALLTELLTEYLTAEGLNVHSVPDGEAGVQEILTGQYDVVVLDSMMPKMNGLDVLKNVRTQSTVPIIMLTAKGDDIDRIIGLEMGADDYVPKPCTPRELLARINAILRRAQHSNEQNNAPNSISVSDVVLYPAKRQASIKDTPLELTSTEFNLLEVLMRHAGQVVSKETLSIEALDRKLAKFDRSIDVHISSIRHKLGDASLIQTVRGLGYLFVKN; encoded by the coding sequence ATGAGTCGCGTATTACTCGTAGATGACGATGCCCTCTTGACCGAATTGCTGACCGAATACCTGACTGCCGAAGGCCTCAACGTTCATAGCGTTCCCGACGGCGAAGCCGGCGTTCAAGAAATTCTGACCGGACAATACGATGTCGTCGTATTAGACTCCATGATGCCTAAAATGAACGGTTTGGACGTACTGAAAAACGTACGTACCCAAAGCACCGTGCCCATCATCATGCTGACCGCGAAAGGCGACGACATCGACCGCATTATCGGTCTGGAAATGGGTGCGGACGATTACGTACCGAAACCATGCACACCGCGCGAACTCTTGGCGCGTATCAACGCCATCTTGCGCCGTGCGCAACACAGCAACGAACAAAACAACGCGCCTAACAGCATTTCTGTCAGCGACGTTGTCCTGTACCCTGCCAAACGCCAAGCCAGCATCAAAGACACTCCGCTCGAGTTGACCAGCACCGAATTCAACCTGCTCGAAGTTTTGATGCGCCACGCCGGACAAGTTGTCAGCAAGGAAACTCTGTCTATCGAGGCACTCGACCGCAAACTGGCTAAATTTGACCGCAGCATCGACGTACACATCTCCAGCATCCGCCACAAATTGGGCGATGCTTCCCTGATTCAAACTGTACGCGGCTTAGGCTACCTGTTTGTTAAAAACTAA
- the rplS gene encoding 50S ribosomal protein L19, with protein sequence MNLIQQLEQEEIARLNKEIPEFAPGDTVVVSVRVVEGSRSRLQAYEGVVIARRNRGLNSNFIVRKISSGEGVERTFQLYSPTVEKIEVKRRGDVRRAKLYYLRGLTGKAARIKEKLPARKG encoded by the coding sequence ATGAACTTGATTCAACAATTAGAGCAAGAAGAAATCGCTCGCTTGAACAAAGAAATCCCTGAATTCGCTCCAGGCGACACCGTTGTCGTATCTGTACGCGTAGTTGAGGGTTCTCGCAGCCGTCTGCAAGCATACGAAGGTGTTGTTATCGCTCGCCGCAACCGTGGCCTGAACAGCAACTTCATCGTTCGCAAAATCTCTAGCGGCGAAGGTGTAGAACGTACTTTCCAACTGTACTCTCCTACCGTAGAAAAAATCGAAGTTAAACGCCGTGGTGACGTACGTCGCGCCAAACTGTACTACTTGCGCGGCCTGACCGGTAAAGCAGCTCGCATTAAAGAAAAATTGCCTGCTCGCAAAGGTTAA
- the rimM gene encoding ribosome maturation factor RimM (Essential for efficient processing of 16S rRNA), whose amino-acid sequence MTDTQKRVAMGYIKGVFGIKGWLKIAANTEYTDSLLDYPEWQLCKDGKTLNVTLETGKIVNGELQVKFEGIDDRDQAFALRGYTIEIPRESFAPTEEDEYYWADLVGMTVINKENIVLGKVSNLMETGANDVLMIKGEHGQILIPFVSNYIESVDTDSKTIIADWGLDY is encoded by the coding sequence ATGACAGACACTCAAAAACGGGTAGCCATGGGCTACATCAAAGGCGTATTCGGCATTAAAGGCTGGCTTAAAATTGCCGCCAATACCGAATACACCGACAGCCTGCTGGACTACCCAGAGTGGCAGTTGTGCAAGGATGGCAAAACCCTGAATGTCACGCTTGAAACAGGTAAAATTGTCAATGGCGAACTTCAGGTCAAATTTGAAGGTATAGACGATCGCGATCAAGCATTTGCCTTGCGCGGCTATACCATCGAAATTCCCAGAGAGTCATTCGCCCCTACTGAGGAAGACGAATACTACTGGGCAGATTTAGTCGGCATGACCGTCATCAATAAAGAAAACATTGTCCTCGGCAAAGTCAGCAACCTGATGGAAACCGGTGCAAACGATGTTTTGATGATTAAAGGCGAACACGGACAAATTCTGATTCCCTTTGTCTCCAACTATATCGAATCTGTCGATACCGACAGCAAAACCATTATTGCCGACTGGGGTTTGGACTACTGA
- a CDS encoding HAMP domain-containing sensor histidine kinase: MKLFQRIFATFCAVIVCAIFVASFSFWLVQNTLAENQFNQRRTIETTLMSSIISAFNSRGDSGAREILSEWKNNPVSNAVYVITGDDKKDILGRNIDSLSIERARIFAINNPESDLAHIEYDRFGEEYLFFIKGWDNHQAQRLPSPLFIPGLPLSPIWHEFIILSFIIIVGLLMAYILANNITKPIKILGGGMDRVANGELETRISQQVDDRDDELSHLAVQFDKMAEKLEKLVAKERHLLHHVSHEMRSPLARMQAIVGLIQSQPQKQEQYLKRLEGELVRMDTLVGELLTLSRLETSNIPLEKENLKLVPFLTNLIEDNQSIAHQNNQSVTLSIDPKIPENAVISANEGYLYRAFDNVIRNAINYSPEGSTIQAHIGQDSKHWIIDVTDNGPGVDEMQLPHIFTAFYRADSSAHKPGTGLGLALTQHIMEQHCGKIIAENVKPNGLRMRFILPKKKAGDKKEV, translated from the coding sequence ATGAAACTGTTTCAACGCATCTTCGCCACATTTTGCGCAGTCATCGTCTGCGCAATCTTTGTGGCGAGTTTTTCATTTTGGCTGGTACAAAACACCCTTGCCGAAAACCAATTTAACCAACGCCGCACCATCGAAACCACATTGATGAGCAGCATCATCTCCGCGTTTAACTCGCGCGGAGACAGCGGTGCGCGCGAAATTCTTTCCGAATGGAAAAACAATCCGGTTTCCAATGCCGTCTATGTGATTACCGGCGACGATAAAAAAGATATTTTAGGCCGAAACATCGACAGCCTCTCCATTGAACGCGCCCGCATCTTTGCCATCAACAATCCCGAATCCGATTTAGCCCACATCGAATACGACCGTTTCGGCGAAGAATACCTCTTCTTCATTAAAGGCTGGGACAACCATCAAGCCCAACGCCTGCCCAGCCCGCTTTTCATTCCCGGCCTGCCGCTCTCACCGATTTGGCACGAATTTATCATTCTGTCTTTCATCATCATCGTCGGCCTCTTGATGGCATATATCCTTGCCAACAACATCACCAAGCCCATTAAAATTCTTGGCGGCGGTATGGACAGGGTAGCCAACGGCGAACTCGAAACCCGCATTTCCCAGCAAGTTGACGACCGTGACGACGAATTGTCCCACCTTGCCGTACAGTTCGACAAAATGGCCGAAAAATTGGAAAAACTTGTGGCCAAAGAGCGTCATTTGCTCCACCACGTTTCTCATGAAATGCGTTCGCCGCTGGCGCGCATGCAGGCAATTGTCGGCCTGATTCAATCTCAGCCGCAAAAACAAGAGCAATACCTCAAGCGGCTTGAAGGCGAATTGGTGCGCATGGATACTTTGGTAGGTGAATTATTGACCCTCTCCCGCCTAGAGACTTCCAATATTCCTTTGGAAAAAGAAAACCTCAAACTCGTTCCTTTCCTAACCAACTTGATTGAGGACAACCAAAGTATTGCCCACCAAAACAATCAAAGCGTTACCCTGAGCATTGACCCTAAAATCCCTGAAAATGCCGTAATCAGTGCCAACGAAGGCTATTTATACCGCGCCTTCGACAACGTTATCCGCAATGCCATCAACTACAGTCCGGAAGGCAGTACCATTCAGGCCCATATCGGACAAGACAGCAAACACTGGATTATCGATGTTACCGACAACGGCCCGGGTGTCGATGAAATGCAGCTTCCGCATATTTTCACTGCCTTTTATCGCGCCGACTCCAGCGCGCACAAGCCCGGTACAGGTTTAGGGCTTGCCTTGACGCAGCACATTATGGAACAGCACTGCGGTAAAATCATTGCTGAAAATGTCAAACCCAACGGCCTGAGGATGCGTTTTATTCTTCCCAAAAAGAAAGCCGGAGACAAAAAAGAAGTCTAA
- a CDS encoding PglL family O-oligosaccharyltransferase, whose translation MTYHTLSDGLTESSVKTFWPLWLSFLWICAVPFLSLYRVGPLPSFYLEAISLSGSLVLTLISAHKGLLNIRLPALSIGLFAMAAFWSLQARFMYSTYPGMSDITAWTFVILALGAWSVRGWVTAYGQERVVSIFAWSLLIGATIQAAIVWLQFKGWSNVEWLNGIIARSNGTVNGQLGQRNHLGHYLMWGILTASYLWTARKMSNTAGFLFVLALTATLGLVNSRTILGYIAALFLITPLWFWRTRFQHKRALCIFLLTAILAAVFQFGMGSLLDLFGNIKYETAVERAGTSGFEGSMRQIEWSKAWIAFQSAPWFGHGWNSFAQQTFLINAQQQYFPNNILGVLFTHSHNIVMQLLSEMGIAGTLLAALTLLAAVWRLLGRNQTPASLFLLTAAAVSLCHSMLEYPLWYIYFLTVFSLILSLTPSYPKDVSDGPVSTRIRQWAGGIAALSILIGMANLSWEYQNLTQYSRVGKTDDQQTVQNKIDGLQRLSKESPMLAYYADLSLSKRADPTDAYIRPWAEEAALKALTYRPYSSAYQVGLYLYRQGKKEEGAQWMQAMQYYYPYMMYFYADKIRSHPAFAPLLPKLLSDCKDFINAPKHQTAQSCDKP comes from the coding sequence ATGACCTACCACACACTTTCAGACGGCCTGACTGAATCTTCAGTGAAAACCTTTTGGCCTTTATGGCTCAGTTTTCTTTGGATTTGCGCCGTCCCTTTTCTCTCACTCTACCGAGTCGGCCCACTGCCCAGTTTTTATTTGGAAGCCATCTCACTGAGCGGCTCATTGGTCCTGACATTGATTAGCGCACACAAAGGCCTGCTGAATATCCGCCTTCCCGCACTCAGTATCGGCTTGTTTGCCATGGCTGCATTTTGGTCGCTCCAAGCGCGCTTCATGTATTCGACCTACCCCGGCATGAGCGATATTACTGCTTGGACCTTTGTCATTTTGGCACTGGGCGCATGGTCGGTTCGCGGCTGGGTAACGGCCTACGGACAAGAACGCGTCGTCAGCATCTTCGCTTGGTCTTTATTGATAGGGGCAACCATACAGGCCGCCATCGTCTGGCTGCAATTTAAAGGCTGGTCCAACGTAGAGTGGTTGAACGGCATCATTGCCCGAAGCAACGGCACCGTAAACGGCCAACTCGGCCAGCGCAACCATTTGGGACATTATTTAATGTGGGGCATTTTGACGGCATCCTATTTATGGACGGCACGCAAAATGTCCAATACAGCAGGTTTTCTGTTCGTATTGGCTTTGACTGCAACCCTTGGCCTTGTCAACTCGCGCACTATCTTAGGCTATATTGCCGCCCTCTTCCTGATTACGCCGTTATGGTTTTGGCGTACCCGTTTCCAACACAAACGCGCACTGTGCATTTTCCTTCTGACTGCAATCCTGGCCGCTGTTTTCCAATTCGGCATGGGCAGCCTGTTGGATTTGTTTGGCAACATCAAATACGAAACCGCTGTAGAACGCGCAGGCACCAGCGGTTTTGAAGGCTCCATGCGCCAAATCGAATGGAGCAAGGCATGGATTGCCTTTCAATCCGCACCTTGGTTCGGTCATGGCTGGAACAGCTTTGCCCAGCAAACCTTCCTGATTAATGCACAACAACAATACTTCCCCAACAATATCCTCGGCGTACTGTTTACCCATTCGCACAATATCGTCATGCAGTTATTGTCCGAAATGGGCATTGCCGGCACCTTGCTTGCAGCCTTAACCCTGCTTGCAGCCGTGTGGCGACTATTGGGCCGTAACCAAACACCGGCCTCGCTGTTTTTACTGACTGCCGCCGCCGTCAGCCTTTGCCACAGCATGCTTGAATATCCACTTTGGTATATCTACTTCCTCACCGTATTTAGCCTGATTCTGTCGTTGACACCCTCTTATCCGAAAGATGTTTCAGACGGCCCTGTATCTACCCGAATCAGACAATGGGCAGGCGGTATAGCTGCTTTATCGATTTTAATCGGCATGGCAAACCTCAGCTGGGAATATCAAAATCTGACCCAATATAGCCGTGTAGGGAAAACCGATGATCAGCAAACGGTTCAAAACAAAATCGACGGCTTGCAACGACTTTCCAAAGAAAGCCCCATGCTTGCCTATTACGCCGATTTGAGCTTGAGCAAACGTGCCGACCCGACCGATGCCTACATCCGTCCGTGGGCGGAAGAAGCCGCACTCAAAGCCCTGACCTACCGCCCCTACTCCAGCGCCTACCAAGTCGGCCTTTACCTCTACCGACAAGGCAAAAAAGAAGAAGGTGCGCAATGGATGCAGGCAATGCAATATTATTATCCTTATATGATGTATTTCTACGCTGACAAAATACGCAGTCACCCGGCATTCGCTCCCTTGCTGCCCAAACTTTTGTCCGATTGCAAAGATTTCATCAACGCACCGAAACACCAAACCGCCCAATCATGCGACAAACCCTGA
- the trmD gene encoding tRNA (guanosine(37)-N1)-methyltransferase TrmD encodes MLIQAITIFPEMFDSIVEYGVTGRARKQNLWQFQAINPRKFAENKLGYIDDRPFGGGPGMIMMAPPLQAAIEEAKANSQKPAKVIYLSPQGQPLTHKKAAELAELPHLILLCGRYEGIDERLLQSSVDEEISIGDFVVSGGELPAMMLMDAVLRLVPGVLGDIQSAEQDSFSDGLLDCPHYTKPVEFQGMIVPDVLRSGNHGLIAEWRLKQSLQRTLERRPDLLEKRSLIPKESRLLKEVLQEQQEIQS; translated from the coding sequence ATGCTGATTCAAGCCATCACCATTTTCCCAGAGATGTTCGACAGTATTGTCGAATACGGCGTTACAGGCAGAGCAAGAAAACAAAATCTTTGGCAGTTTCAAGCCATCAATCCCCGAAAATTTGCCGAGAACAAACTTGGCTATATCGATGATCGCCCTTTCGGAGGTGGTCCGGGAATGATTATGATGGCGCCGCCACTTCAAGCGGCAATTGAAGAAGCCAAAGCAAACTCGCAAAAACCTGCCAAAGTAATTTATCTCAGTCCGCAAGGTCAGCCGCTGACACATAAAAAGGCCGCAGAACTTGCCGAACTGCCCCATCTTATTCTTCTATGCGGACGCTATGAAGGCATAGATGAAAGACTGCTGCAAAGCAGTGTGGACGAAGAAATCAGCATTGGCGACTTTGTCGTCTCGGGTGGCGAATTACCCGCCATGATGTTGATGGATGCCGTCTTAAGATTGGTTCCGGGCGTATTGGGCGATATACAGTCAGCTGAACAAGACTCGTTTTCAGACGGCCTTTTAGACTGTCCTCATTACACCAAACCCGTAGAATTCCAAGGCATGATCGTTCCCGATGTCTTACGCTCAGGAAATCATGGCTTGATTGCCGAGTGGCGATTGAAACAATCTCTACAACGCACTTTAGAGCGCCGACCTGATTTATTGGAAAAGCGCAGTTTAATCCCAAAGGAATCCCGCCTCTTAAAAGAAGTCTTGCAAGAGCAACAGGAAATCCAATCATAA
- a CDS encoding PepSY-associated TM helix domain-containing protein — METKPTSQNEQQANRRYLTVWRWHFYAGLLVAPFLTLLAVTGLGMLLFANIIGKEGERIHVTPQAVVQPLSAQAEAARQFVNPETASVVQYIAPRADDMVAVFRVNNDDKATMVAVDPYTAKVVNTMPRGQGWYHTMDEIHGDIMIGATGDYLLETAASLTIIMIVTGIYLWWVKQRSLKAVFLPKAGKGRSWWRNLHGAFGSWVSLILLLFCLSGIAWAGIWGGKVVQAWSQFPAGKWGVEPNPVSSVPTHGDVLNDGKSKEVPWILELTPMPVSGTTMGENGINPSEPMTLETVDRFAREIGFKGRYQLNLPKGETGVWTLSQDSMSYDMISPTADRTVHIDQYSGKILADIHFDDYNWFGKFMAASIALHMGTLGWWSVLANVLFCLAIIFICVSGCVMWWKRRPSEARGLVPPAQKIKLPVWWAMAVPLLILAVIFPTAIAAIAVIWILDTLLLSRIPALARWFK, encoded by the coding sequence ATGGAAACAAAACCAACTTCCCAAAATGAACAACAGGCTAACCGCCGTTATTTGACTGTTTGGCGATGGCATTTTTATGCCGGACTTTTGGTTGCGCCGTTTTTAACCCTGCTGGCTGTTACAGGGTTGGGAATGCTGCTATTTGCCAATATTATCGGTAAAGAAGGCGAACGTATACATGTTACGCCGCAGGCAGTGGTTCAGCCTTTGTCGGCTCAGGCTGAAGCTGCCAGACAGTTTGTGAATCCGGAAACTGCCTCTGTGGTGCAATATATTGCGCCGCGCGCAGATGATATGGTTGCCGTATTCCGCGTAAACAATGACGATAAAGCCACTATGGTTGCTGTTGATCCCTATACAGCAAAAGTTGTGAATACGATGCCGCGCGGTCAAGGTTGGTATCATACGATGGATGAAATCCACGGCGATATTATGATAGGGGCGACAGGGGACTACCTGTTGGAAACCGCTGCGTCGTTAACCATCATCATGATTGTGACCGGTATTTATTTGTGGTGGGTAAAACAGCGTAGTCTGAAGGCTGTTTTTTTGCCTAAAGCAGGCAAAGGTCGTTCTTGGTGGCGCAACCTGCACGGTGCATTTGGCTCTTGGGTTTCTTTGATTTTGTTGCTGTTCTGTCTGTCGGGTATTGCTTGGGCAGGTATTTGGGGCGGTAAAGTGGTTCAGGCGTGGAGCCAATTTCCTGCGGGTAAATGGGGCGTGGAGCCTAATCCGGTATCTTCCGTACCAACCCATGGTGATGTGCTGAATGACGGCAAATCCAAAGAAGTGCCGTGGATTTTGGAGCTGACGCCTATGCCGGTTTCCGGTACGACAATGGGCGAAAACGGCATTAATCCGAGTGAGCCGATGACGTTGGAGACGGTTGACCGCTTTGCGCGCGAAATTGGCTTTAAAGGCCGCTATCAGTTGAACCTGCCTAAAGGCGAAACCGGCGTATGGACGCTGTCGCAAGACTCAATGAGCTACGATATGATTAGTCCGACTGCGGATCGTACGGTACACATTGATCAATACAGTGGCAAAATCCTGGCTGATATTCATTTCGATGATTACAACTGGTTTGGTAAATTCATGGCGGCAAGTATTGCTTTGCATATGGGTACACTGGGCTGGTGGAGCGTATTGGCAAATGTCTTGTTCTGTCTGGCGATTATCTTTATATGTGTCAGCGGTTGTGTGATGTGGTGGAAACGCCGTCCTTCGGAAGCACGAGGTTTGGTTCCTCCTGCACAGAAAATTAAATTGCCGGTATGGTGGGCAATGGCTGTGCCACTTCTGATTTTGGCTGTGATTTTTCCAACAGCCATTGCCGCAATCGCTGTTATTTGGATTTTGGATACACTGTTGTTGTCGCGTATCCCAGCATTGGCAAGATGGTTTAAATAA
- a CDS encoding bifunctional acetate--CoA ligase family protein/GNAT family N-acetyltransferase, with product MSATVQTGYFFMPEHIILVGASERPHSLGERIFSHLLGSSYQGKITPVNLRHSSVAGIPSYSSLSKIPGQADLVVAVIPPDHYDSLFKACRKKDLRHIILIQDWENLPPESCKNARSIIQKYHGDELNITVCNSAGIQLPSLNLNIGTQADYPAGHIALLTGHSTVSRNINHLLNTLHQGVSRHISLNYDLSPTTSADWLNRFGHNRHTKVAVIHYNPTENQRELFSAIRHFTRHTPLILLSTHYTDYTDKAILRSLSRHCNFQPVFNTAELEAALKAHLSGIPVITNPTILSDTPIEWLRTTANACELTLDLPTDVPSIRQGCIGSNPTPARIHRLALEQLQNPHTQALLGIISPDTPDAYSIHQTLDNLAQKTSKPILISYRFSDGLTRFNTPEEALLTLYFRNQTAYLQQVQNTPAPAKTGRLKTPKSKSIDKSIASGQTELIAEALYLPPYQTQKHNAVQFRFSRHAIYGNILSAHYNGKTEVALPPFTTLDIQRLSQFAELDNTSVLNQFLHSLNTLIHNNQHIGDIILNYNGSQYSSTIIPEIVEKPAAPTTKIPKKAVQTLEQAAAKMQSAAAYLQQKNPVAAEFLRNTGEAASELLHPKTETPEIQNVLAPYPSQTDTFTLPDGNTLHIRALEPEDAEAKQKFVRQLPAADRYTRFMTHTNELPLPTLARLTRPDFHTECAWAAFASDGRIVAVSRYSRINRNECEFGITLAAEARKTGLAGKMMSLIIQTATQQGYQTMNAEILKENTPMLKLAEKSGFTVTPSETDRGLYQASLDLNAWQNSNKNK from the coding sequence ATGAGTGCAACCGTCCAAACCGGCTACTTCTTCATGCCTGAACACATCATCCTCGTCGGCGCCAGCGAACGTCCGCACAGCCTTGGTGAACGCATTTTCAGCCACCTGCTCGGTTCCTCATATCAAGGCAAAATCACCCCCGTCAATCTTCGACACAGCAGTGTCGCTGGTATTCCCTCCTACTCCAGCCTCAGCAAAATCCCGGGCCAAGCCGATTTGGTTGTTGCCGTTATCCCGCCCGACCATTACGACTCGCTGTTCAAAGCCTGCCGTAAAAAAGACCTGCGCCACATTATCCTGATTCAAGATTGGGAAAACCTGCCACCCGAATCCTGTAAAAATGCCCGTTCCATCATTCAAAAATATCACGGCGACGAATTGAATATCACCGTATGCAACAGCGCAGGCATCCAACTCCCCTCGCTCAACCTCAACATCGGCACCCAAGCCGACTATCCGGCCGGCCATATCGCGTTACTGACCGGCCACAGCACCGTCAGCCGCAACATCAACCACCTGCTGAACACGCTGCACCAAGGCGTATCACGCCACATCAGCCTCAACTATGACCTAAGCCCCACTACATCCGCCGACTGGCTCAACCGCTTCGGCCACAACCGCCATACCAAAGTTGCCGTGATCCACTATAATCCGACCGAAAACCAACGCGAGCTGTTCAGTGCCATCCGACACTTTACACGCCACACTCCGCTTATCCTGTTGTCCACACACTACACCGACTACACAGACAAAGCCATCCTGCGCAGCCTCAGCCGCCATTGCAATTTCCAACCGGTATTCAATACCGCCGAGCTGGAAGCAGCCCTAAAAGCCCACCTTTCCGGCATTCCCGTCATCACCAATCCCACCATTCTGTCCGACACGCCGATAGAATGGCTGCGCACTACCGCCAATGCCTGCGAATTGACCCTCGACCTCCCAACCGATGTACCATCCATCCGACAAGGCTGCATTGGCAGCAACCCCACGCCTGCACGCATCCACCGCTTGGCACTCGAACAATTACAAAATCCGCATACTCAAGCCCTGCTCGGCATTATTTCGCCAGATACTCCGGATGCGTACAGCATTCATCAAACTCTGGATAATTTGGCACAAAAAACCAGCAAGCCCATTCTCATCAGCTATCGTTTTTCAGACGGCCTGACTCGGTTTAACACGCCGGAAGAAGCCTTGCTGACACTTTATTTCCGCAATCAAACAGCCTATTTGCAACAAGTACAAAATACCCCTGCGCCAGCCAAAACAGGCCGTCTGAAAACACCCAAAAGCAAAAGTATCGATAAATCCATTGCTTCCGGCCAAACCGAACTGATAGCGGAAGCCCTATACCTGCCTCCGTACCAAACCCAAAAACACAATGCCGTCCAGTTCCGGTTCAGCCGCCATGCCATTTACGGCAACATTCTTTCCGCCCATTACAACGGCAAAACCGAAGTCGCATTACCTCCATTTACCACACTCGATATCCAGCGTTTAAGCCAATTTGCAGAACTCGACAACACTTCCGTTCTCAATCAATTCCTGCATTCCCTAAACACGCTTATCCACAACAACCAGCATATCGGCGACATCATCCTCAACTACAACGGCAGCCAATACAGCAGCACCATCATTCCCGAAATTGTGGAAAAACCAGCCGCGCCGACAACCAAAATCCCCAAAAAAGCCGTCCAAACCTTAGAACAGGCCGCCGCTAAAATGCAAAGTGCCGCCGCCTACCTCCAACAAAAAAATCCGGTCGCAGCCGAATTCCTACGCAACACTGGCGAAGCCGCTTCCGAACTGCTGCACCCTAAAACCGAAACGCCCGAAATACAAAACGTACTCGCACCCTACCCGAGCCAAACCGATACCTTTACCCTGCCCGACGGCAACACACTGCACATCCGCGCACTAGAACCTGAAGATGCCGAAGCCAAACAAAAATTTGTCCGCCAATTACCCGCGGCCGACCGCTATACGCGCTTCATGACCCATACCAACGAGTTGCCACTGCCCACGCTCGCACGGCTGACCCGCCCCGATTTCCATACCGAATGCGCATGGGCCGCCTTCGCTTCAGACGGCCGTATCGTCGCAGTCAGCCGTTACAGCCGCATCAATCGCAATGAGTGCGAGTTCGGCATTACATTGGCTGCCGAAGCCCGCAAAACCGGCTTGGCCGGCAAAATGATGAGCCTCATTATCCAAACTGCCACACAACAAGGTTATCAAACCATGAATGCGGAAATCCTCAAAGAAAACACACCGATGCTCAAACTCGCTGAAAAATCAGGATTTACCGTTACCCCGTCGGAAACCGACCGCGGACTGTATCAAGCAAGCCTCGATTTGAACGCATGGCAAAACAGCAACAAAAACAAATAA
- the rpsP gene encoding 30S ribosomal protein S16, producing MVVIRLARGGSKHRPFFNVVVTDSRNRRDGRFIERVGFYNPVANEKQERVRFDADRINHWVAQGAKVSDAVAKLIKEQKIAA from the coding sequence ATGGTAGTTATCCGTTTGGCTCGCGGCGGCTCAAAACACCGCCCTTTCTTCAACGTAGTCGTAACTGACTCTCGCAACCGTCGTGACGGCCGCTTCATCGAGCGCGTAGGTTTCTACAACCCCGTTGCCAACGAAAAACAAGAACGCGTACGTTTCGACGCTGACCGCATCAATCACTGGGTCGCTCAAGGCGCGAAAGTTAGCGATGCAGTTGCCAAACTGATTAAAGAGCAAAAAATCGCTGCTTAA